The Sandaracinaceae bacterium nucleotide sequence CCCGGTCCATCGCGGACACCAACGTGCTGCTCGGGCTGCGCTTCGGAGCCGACGACCAGCCCATCCCGGCGCGGCTCGGTGGCCCGGTGGTGCTGGTCTTCCCGCCCGGCGTGGGCGGGCCGAGCCAGAACGCAGAGTGGCCCGCACGTTCGCACGTGGCCTCGACGTGGAACGCGGGGGCGCACCATGAGACACGAGACCCGGCCGTTCCACTCCATCGCCGCGCGCCTCTCGCTCACCACCACGGCGCTCGTGGCGGGCGTGCTCGTGGCGGTGGTGGCCGTGGACCACCAGCCAGCAGCGGGCCATCCGCGACGCCACGCAGCACGAGGCCGCTCCATCGCCACCAGCCTCGCGGCGGCGTAGCTGGAGACGCACCTGCTGCGCGACGTGACGTTCGAGGGGGAGACGCGCGCGCGCCGTGGTGACCGCATCGTGGAGGTGGCGGCCGACATCCGCGCCTTCGAGGGGACCGAGAGCTTCGGGGTGCTGCGCGTGGGCATCTCCACCGCGCGCATCGAGCGCGTGCTGGCCGACACCGCCAAGGACGTGGTGCTCATCGCCGCGGGCTTCCTGGTGCTGGGTCTGCTCCGGGTCGCTGTTCGTGGCGCAGCGCATCGCGAGCCGGTCCGCTCGCTCGAGCGCAGCGCCTCGCGCATGGCCGAGGAGCCTCGCCCCATCGCGCGAACGTGCAGCGCACCGACGAGATCGGGGCGCTCGCCGCCACCTTCAACGACATGGCCGGCACGCTCGAGGCCAGCTTCGGGCGGCTCGAGGCCACGCTCACGTCGTTCGAGCGCTTCGTGCCGCGCAAGTTCCTGGGCGTGGTGGCGCCCGACGGCATCGAGAAGATCCGCGTGGGCGAGCGGGCCACGCGCACCATCGCCATCCTGTTCCAGCGACATCCGCGGCTACACGTCGCTCTCCGGAGGCCATGAGCGCCGGGCAGATGTCCAAGCTGCTCAACGACTACCTCGCGCGCATAGGCGCCGAGATCGATCCGCGCGGCGGTTTCATCGACAAGTACATCGGCGACGCGATCATGGCGCTCTTCGACGAGGAGCACACGGACGAGGCGCTGCTCGCCTGCCTCGCCATGCGCCGCTCGCTGGCCGAGTGGAACGTGGAGCGGAAGGCGCGTGGCGAGCCGCCCATCGACACCGGCATCGGCCTGCACCGCGGCGAGGTGATCATGGGCACCGTGGGCTACCGCAGCGCATCGACTCCACGGTCATCGGCGACGCGGTGGACCTGGCCTCGCGCATCGAGGGCATGACCAAGATACGGCTGCGCCATCCTCGTGACCGACGAAGTGAAGGACGCGCTCCTGCACCGGAGCGCTTCAAGATCACGCTGGTGGACGCAGCGGTGAAGGTGAAGGGCAAAGGACATCGCCGTGGCGCTCTACTCGGTGGAGGAGCCCGCGAACGTGCCGAGGCCGGAGCTCGGCTGAGTCGCCGCTCGTGACGGTTGGCAAGGAGGGCAGTCGGTCCCTACACTCGAAGGATGCAGCCCATGCTGATCCACGTTCCGACGCTCGCTGAAGAGGTAGCGCCGTATCGGGCGCTCTCCGACGAGCAGCTCGCGGCAATGCTTAAAGCGGTGTGTCGAGCGGGGCGCGAATGGCGCTGGCTCGTCCTGATGCGGCCGCCGTCCTCGCCTATCAGTGACCCCGTGTCGCCCGAGACGGGAGGCCGCGCTGGCTCAGCTCATCCGCGAGTTCCGGCGCTCCATGAGCATGCCGGTCGCCCCAGTCGACCCACTCCGATGCGGCGTTGCACCTCGGCGATCACGCCCGAGTGCCGCGGGTGTCTCGTATGCCATCGGTGGCGCGCTGGCGTACGGCTGGTGGGCGGTCCCCCGCGCGACGATGGATGTCGACATCAACCTGTTCGTCGAAGACCAGCTGCTCGACGCGGCGCTCGACGCACTCTCGGCGGCGGGAGTCGAGTTCGTGCGCCCCGCAGCTCGCGCAGAGCACGAAGCACGCGGGATGTTCACCGCCATGCTCAGGCCGTTCCGAATCGATGTGTTTACGCCGGGCATTCCGTTCTCGATGGAGGCCGCACGCACCAAGGTCCTCATCCACATCGAGGGTCGCCCACTGTAAGGTGCTCTCGGCCGAGGCCATCTGCGTGTTCAAGATGCTGTTCTTTCCGCCCCAAGGACCTGGCGGACCTCGAGCGTTTGGTCTCGCTTCGCGCGGACCTCGACGGCGCCTATGTTCCGGAAGTGGCTGGTGGACATGATGGGTGAGGACGACGTGGGCGTGCAGCGCTGGGACGAAGTCCTCGGCAGCTGAGCGTCGCGCCGCTCAGTCCGTGGCCTTGGCCCGCAGCGCCCCGGCCTTGTCGCGCAGCCCGGCGTTCGCGAACAGCCGCGCGGCCAACGTCCACGGGCGCCTGGCCCTCTCAAGTCGCCGGCCTGCTGCGACAAGTCGCCGGCCAGCTCCACCGCCTCGATCACCGCGCGGTCCAGCACGGCCTCGTCGTTCACCCGTGCGCTCAATCGGCCCTCGTGCTCCGCCCAGCTGGCGCGGTCTTTGGCCACCACGGCGCACGGCAGACTCAAGGCGTGCAGCGCGGCCAGCGCGCCCACCTGGCCAGCACGTCGACCCTGCGCCCGCCACCTCGAGCTCGCGCAGGGGCTTCGTCGTAGCGGGCCTCGCGGATGAGCACCAGGCACAAGCCGCCCACGATGGTGGCCTCCAGCTGGGCTGCGCCCTGGCTCTGGCTGATGCCCGGGGCGCGGCGGTAGTGAGCCTCGGCCTCGGCCAGTGCCCGGCACGGCGGTCCAGGTCGGCCAGGTTGTTGAGGGTGGAGGCCACGCCAAAGAGGTCGCCCACGCGCTCGAAGAGGGCCAGCGCTTCTTCCAGGTGGCCGGCGCTGGCGGTGGGGTCGTGGGGCGACGAAAGCCCAGGCCCGCCAAGCTCGCCGCGGCCCCGTGCATGTCGTCATATGCGCGGCAGGTCTCGAGCGCGGTGAGGTATGCCCCGAAGGCCAGCGGGTGGTCTCCCCGCAGGGTGGCCGGGAAGCCGAGGCCCCACATGGCGCGCGCGGACTCCACGCGGCGGCCCAGGAGGTCAGAAGTCCTGCGCCGACTCGAAGAGCAGCGGCTCGGCGGCGTCCAGCTGGCCCAGGTGCACGTCCGGGTAGCCCGCGCAGGTAGCGCGCGTGCGCCAGCTGGAAGGGCTGGTTAGCGAGCACGGCCGGGTCCAGCGCTTCGTCCGCCAGGCGTGACGCGCGGGTGGGGGCGCCCTGCTTCCACGCAGCCTCGGTGCGCATGAGCAGGTTGTCCACCCACTCCACGTGCTGAGGGTCGGCCTCGATGTCGATCAGCGTGCGCGAGTGGGTCCAGCAGCTGGAGCCGAGCGCTCGATCTCACCGCGCGCTTGCGGCGCACGTCGGCGGCGATGCGCAGCGGGGCCACGGCCTCGCGCAAGCGGTTGGCCGCGCGCAGGTGCATGGCCAGGCGCTCGGCCACGTCCACCTCGCCGTCGGTGAGCTCGGGGCGCAGCCACGTCGGCCACCGCGCCGTGCAATTGCGGCCGCACGTCACGCTCGCGCGCGCTCTGCGCTCAAGGCCTCGCGCAACATGCCGTGCACGAAGCACACCTTGCTACCATGGTGTGGTCAGGCGGGTCCTCCAGCTCCACGAGCTGCGCGCGCAACATCTCGCTCAGGAAGTCCTTGGGCACGGCCGGGCGCAGCACCAGGCACGCGCTGCCGCCACTCGTCCACGGGCACTACGCGCCCGAAGGTGGCGGCCAACTCGAGCGCCACGCGGCCGTCCTCGATGCCCTCCACGGCGCGCGCCACGCGCTGCCTCACACGCTGAAGAGGTCGTCGGGCAAGTCGGCGCTGGCCCCCTCCGCGCAGGGCGAAGCCGCGCTTGCTCAGCTCAGCACGCCGCGCTGCACCCAGTCGCCGATCAGCTGCGTGGCAAACGGCGGGTTGCCGGCCGTGCGCCGCGCGATGCTGGCCGCCAGCTCGCTCTCGAAGCGCAGCAGACTGGCCACCAGCGTGAGGTGCTCAGGTGGGTCCAGCGGGCCCACGCGGATCACGGTGACGTCGGAGCGTGCCTCCATGAGCTCCAGCTGCGCGCGCTCGGCCGGCCGCTCGGCGATGGCCTCTTCCTGCACCGTGAGCACGAACTGCAGCGGCAGCGGAGTGGCCGCGTAGTCCAGCACGTACTCCACGAAGTAGGCGTGAGCGCGTCCCACTGCACGTCGTCCGAACGCCACGATCAGCGGCCGCTCCGCGCTGGCGCGCTGCAGCAGCCGCGACAGCGCGAAGCGCGCGGAGAGCTGCACCACGCGCACGGCGTCGGTCTCGTCCGCGCTGCTGGCGGGCGTGGCCAGCGCGGCCAGGCCCTCCCACTCGCGCTCGTCGTCCACGCCCTCGGCGCGAAGCAAACGGCGCACGCGCGCCAGCGTCATCTTGCGGTCGAGCCCGCGTGTGTTGAGGCGCTGCTCGGCCAGGCGCAGGAGCGCGTCACCGGCTTCGCTGTCGGGCTCGTGCTTGGCGCGCAGCACCTCGGCGCTGCCCACCTCGTGCGCGCTCGCACCCACGTGGCCAGGCGCGTCTTGCCGAAGCCGCTGGGCCCCTCCAGCACCAGCACGTGCGGGCGCGCCTCGTGGCGCACGCGCCGCAACGCATCCCACATCTGATCGCGCCACCTGGCGGCACACCAGCGGCACCTCGCGCACACCGAACAGCCCGGGCCCGCTCCCAGCAGCGTGTCCGGAAGCGGCTCCTGCGCGGTCATCCAGCGCTCGGGCGTGGGCGATTGCCTCGCTCGCTCCACAGGCTCTCGTCCGGCTCGAAGGGGATGATGTCGGTGATGACGGTGGGCTGCGAGCGCGCCGACGTGTTCGAGACCTCCTGCACCTGCGTGAGAGCGACACACGCTGGCTGTCGGGGGGTGGCACACGCGGAGGACGCTCGCTGACCGTGCCGTCGTTAGTGATTTCGATGGGCGCCGAGGGCTTCGACTCGGCCTCGCCCAGATGGTCATGGTCTGCGTGGTCACGACCTCGCCGGCTTCCCAGGGCGACGGACCGGGCTCGTCGCTGGGCCGCGGCGGAAGGTCGCTTGCGGGCAACCCCGCCACCAGTTTGTCCAGCGCGTACAGCGCGTCGGCAGCGCAGCGATAGCGAGCCATCGGGTTCTTCGCCAGCAGCCGGCGCGCAGTCTTCGTAGCCATCCGGCACCCAGAAACAGGGCACCAGCGGGAGCAGGATGGAATGCAGGTGCGCCTGCGCGTGCTCGGCCTCCGTGCGCGCATCGAACAGACGGCGCCCGCGGGCCAGCCGATACGCCAGGCAGCCCGGCGCCATAGAGGTCCGGTCCACGGACCGAAGTCGCGCATGGCCCCGCCGGAACTGCTCGGGCGCCATGTAGGCCGGCGTGCCTGCGGCGCGCGTGCGGCCACCCGCGTCGTCCTGCGTGATGACGTGCGCCAGGCCGAAGTCGGTGAGCTTCAGGTCCGGCGGGTAGTTGGGCGCGCGCCGCACCCACGGCACGTTCTCGGGCTTCAAGTCGCGGTGCACGATGCCGCGCGCGTGGGCGTGGGCCAGCGCCGTCAGCAGGCGCGCCAGCACGGCATAGGTGGCGTCCCAGGTGACGGCCGGGTAGGCCGACGCCAGCGTGCCCTCGGCCAGCTCCATGACCAGGAAGGGCTGCCCGCCACCAGGCGCCCGCGCGCTTCGTAAGCCGCAGCGGGTGTGATGACGCCGTGGTCCAGCACCGACACGATGGCGTCGTGATTCAGCCGGGCGACGGCGCGCACCTCACGGCGGAAGGTGGCCAGCGAGCGAGACTCGCGCGCGTTTCGAGCGACAACACCTTCACCGCGACGGGCTAGCCACGCTGCAGGTGCACCCCGCGCCAGACAGCACCCATTCCGCCCTGACCGATTTGGTCTTGGAGATAGAACGCTCCCCAGGCGGACGGGATGCCCCATGGGCCGACGGTATCACGGGCGGGGGCCGCGTGGCGCGCTTCGATGGCCTGCACTTCGGCGTCGATCAGGCGCTGCAGCATGCGTGGGAACGGCCACATGAAGAGGTACGCCGGGCCCGTGAACTGCAGGAGGATGTACGCGTGCAGCGTGGGGTCGGCCGCCGCGCGTGGACCGTACACGTCGGCGTAGGCGCGCAGCGTCTCTTGGTAGGCCCGCCACTCGATCCACGCCCGCCCCATGACCATGCCCACGGGAGACACCGGAAGGCCGTAAGATCAGCGTCATGCCAGCACGCCGCTAGCGCCGGAACTGGCGCGGGTGCACCGCCTCGTGGCGCGGCGTGATGTAGCGCGACTCGTCGCTGCGCGTGTCCCATGACGTGGGCGGGTAGATGGTGCGGCCCAGCACGGTGGTGCAGGTGCTCACGTAGGCCGACTGGCCGCCCAGCGTGAGCCCGCGCAGCAGCTTGTCGATGCGCTGCGACCACGGGTAGTCTTGGCTCTTCACGATGCACAGGCCCGGGAACTCCGCGCGGCTCTTCCCGAGATACGCGTCGGTGCGCGGGCGAGCCGGCCTGCAGGCCGACGGCGGCCGCGGGCTACGGCTTGCGCGCGCCCCGGCCGGTGCTGCGGGCTTTGGCTTCTGCGCGGCGGGCTTGCTGGGTAGCCCCGAGGCTTCTGCGAGGCGCCGTTGTTGTCGAGCTCCACCACCGGCGCGAACAGCATGGCGATGGGCGGCGCGAAAGAGCAGCGGCAGGCTGGTCAGGCGGTGTTCTCCGGGCGAGCCGAAGACACTGAACGACACCTGCGCCGGGACGGGCGCACGGCGGCCCGGTAGAGCGCGGCGCTCACCGCCGGGCGGCGACACGCCTTTGAGCAGGCTCCGAGCCGGGCCTCGTGCAGCCACGGCGGCCGACCCGCGACGATGCCCGCGGTGGCACCCGTGCCCATGGCGATGGGATACCCAGGCAGGTCGGGCGCCACACGCCAGCCCAACCGAAGTGGAAGAAGCACGCGACCAGGTTGCCGAGCGCGAGGCCCTTGAGCAGGCCGAACAGGATGCGTTTCTGCACGCGTCGAGGGTAGCAGCCCGGGGCCCATGGGCAGGCCAATGCTACTCCGGGCCGAATGCGCGGCCGGCCGCGTCGCTGGACCTCGGCGGGGTGGGGGCAGTGCCGGCTGACCGCTCCGCAGCAACGCTCGCGCGCGACCAGCGCCGACCGCGGTCATCACGAAGAGGCCGAGCTGGGGTCAGGTAGCCTTGCTGGCCCCGCGCCTCGGCTTCGTCATGCGCGCGCTGCGCTGCCGCCAGGATGGGCGGGTCGTGGAGAAGCCCGCACGCTAGCCGCGGCCCGTGCGGTAGCGGTCGGTCCAGCGTGGCAGCGCCGGCGCGCGGCTGGTGAAGGGACCCAGGTCCGTGGAGCTCAGCGTGTGGATGAACAGCGGGCGCTGTCACGGCGCTCGCCCTCGGCGTGCCGCAGCATCTGCGCGAACGCCTTGGCCGTGTAGGTGGGGTCGAGCTCGATGTCCTCCGAGAGGGCCAGCTCGCTCGCGCGCGTGGCGGCGTCATCGGGCTGGCCATAGCCGGCGCCGCGGCTCTCGTCGGTGA carries:
- a CDS encoding adenylate/guanylate cyclase domain-containing protein, producing the protein MSAGQMSKLLNDYLARIGAEIDPRGGFIDKYIGDAIMALFDEEHTDEALLACLAMRRSLAEWNVERKARGEPPIDTGIGLHRGEVIMGTVGYRSASTPRSSATRWTWPRASRA